One window from the genome of Streptomyces cadmiisoli encodes:
- a CDS encoding helix-turn-helix transcriptional regulator, which translates to MKNVGEARETPTGAPHEELATGERSTRNRVARSILDHGPSTVAELAGRLGLTQAAVRRHLDALVADDVVAAREQRVYGARTRGRPAKVFALTDCGRDAFDQSYDQLAADALRWIAEQEGGSEAVAAFARARIAALSAAYREAVGSAAPEERAEALAKALSADGYAATARSAPTGEQLCQHHCPVAHVAEQFPQLCEAETEFFAELLGTHVQRLATIAHGDGVCTTFIPKVPNTSTTHNASASTAGRNPA; encoded by the coding sequence GTGAAAAACGTCGGCGAGGCTCGAGAGACCCCCACGGGGGCCCCTCACGAGGAGCTAGCGACCGGTGAGCGCTCGACGCGCAACCGGGTCGCGCGGTCCATCCTGGACCACGGCCCGTCGACCGTCGCCGAACTCGCCGGACGGCTCGGACTCACCCAGGCGGCGGTACGCCGGCATCTGGACGCACTGGTCGCCGACGACGTCGTCGCGGCGCGCGAGCAGCGGGTCTACGGAGCGCGGACGCGCGGCCGTCCCGCCAAGGTCTTCGCGCTGACCGACTGCGGCCGGGACGCCTTCGACCAGTCGTACGATCAGCTCGCCGCCGACGCGCTGCGCTGGATCGCGGAGCAAGAGGGCGGGAGCGAGGCGGTCGCCGCCTTCGCCCGCGCCCGGATCGCCGCTCTGTCGGCCGCGTACCGCGAGGCGGTCGGGTCCGCAGCCCCCGAGGAGCGGGCCGAAGCGCTGGCCAAGGCCCTGAGCGCGGACGGGTACGCTGCAACGGCGCGCAGCGCTCCCACCGGCGAGCAGCTGTGCCAGCACCACTGCCCGGTCGCCCATGTCGCCGAGCAGTTTCCGCAACTGTGCGAGGCCGAGACGGAATTTTTCGCCGAGCTCCTCGGTACGCATGTTCAGCGGCTGGCCACCATCGCTCACGGCGACGGTGTCTGCACCACCTTCATCCCGAAGGTCCCGAACACTTCCACCACCCACAACGCATCTGCAAGCACGGCCGGGAGGAACCCCGCATGA
- a CDS encoding aminoglycoside N(3)-acetyltransferase, with the protein MPTPSPTGPLVTRDSLAADLSGLGVRPGEILLVHSSLSSLGWVCGGAETVVRSLCDALGPHGTLVVPAQSGHLSDPAVWSSPAVPEEWWEAIRAGLPAYDPRITPTRGVGVVPETVRTWPGALRSAHPQTSFAALGPRAAEILDGHAPDCRLGEASPLARLERLGARVLLLGADYDACTAFHLAEYRVPAPRVAVGRPGPDGWEVVTEVSISSDRFDELGHDFERDRPVVRGAVGAAGARLFPLADAVAYATRWLPVHRPRDEEF; encoded by the coding sequence ATGCCCACACCCTCTCCGACCGGCCCTCTTGTCACCCGCGACAGCCTCGCCGCGGACCTGAGCGGGCTGGGTGTCCGCCCCGGCGAGATCCTTCTCGTGCACTCCTCGCTCAGCTCGCTCGGCTGGGTCTGCGGCGGCGCCGAAACAGTCGTCCGATCGCTGTGCGACGCGCTCGGTCCGCACGGCACGCTGGTGGTTCCGGCCCAGTCCGGGCACCTGTCCGATCCGGCGGTCTGGAGCAGCCCGGCGGTGCCCGAGGAGTGGTGGGAGGCGATCCGCGCCGGCCTGCCCGCCTACGACCCGCGCATCACGCCCACCCGCGGGGTCGGGGTCGTCCCGGAGACGGTGCGGACCTGGCCGGGCGCCCTGCGCAGCGCCCACCCGCAGACCTCGTTCGCGGCGCTCGGCCCGCGCGCGGCCGAGATCCTCGACGGGCACGCCCCCGACTGCCGGCTCGGCGAGGCGAGCCCGCTGGCCCGGCTGGAACGACTCGGCGCCCGGGTCCTGCTGCTGGGCGCCGACTACGACGCCTGCACCGCCTTCCACCTCGCCGAGTACCGCGTCCCGGCCCCGCGCGTCGCGGTGGGCCGTCCCGGGCCGGACGGCTGGGAGGTGGTCACCGAGGTGTCGATCTCCTCCGACCGGTTCGACGAACTGGGCCACGACTTCGAACGGGACCGCCCCGTCGTACGGGGCGCGGTGGGCGCGGCCGGCGCGCGCCTGTTCCCGCTGGCGGACGCGGTGGCGTACGCCACCCGCTGGCTGCCCGTGCACCGCCCGCGCGACGAGGAGTTCTGA